The following proteins are encoded in a genomic region of Ignavibacteriota bacterium:
- a CDS encoding N-acetylmuramoyl-L-alanine amidase — protein MRLRFRLPGITFLPILAAFLSHCGSAVYYVRPPDWSEPSRRDSAITLFAEALRGKTVFLDPGHGGDDRANRGPAGDVIEADVNLRVALRLRDYLKAAGANVLMSREADQSVPLTARIQQANANNADVFLSIHHNAAENPATNYTATFYHAHPGAPGYKPSSHDLARYIQRDLAFVMGNPGSLATFDGTISDFLIHPNEGYAVLRNAKMTSVLIECAFFTSVYEEQRLKREEFNDIQAWGIFRGLGKYLRAGVPQLAYASPVFFAEKRPRITVEVKDKGEIKDESIRVWVDGKEEGFIYNAKSKQITVTPSDDLGAGYHRLSAQVRNSNENSSAPFELYFAVAAAPALLRSSVEPAILPPDDQTFSHIVVTAVDSAGKSLGDDIPIRFTTSMGRDTVLFTKQGVVRTVIAPGAAQRVSFEASNGPVRTGGAVATSPDALYTRGVVMSSDGKPVGGARIILPGDKEALTNEQGEYIIAGVQTDGLEARITAPGYFMRTEAMTRSRVQDPVLLAPVARGVLHGKTILLDLATPAAAPPENRVDVRTRTQLTALLEASGARVIIPSREAATRKAAADLLASQKGAVYVQVGLNSGSTKYALKINGQQGAKSLSDIILKTFPVYVNAAPMPWVQRTNPNPDLEKLRHVVVLLPPPGSKSYEEGLSPYFAMNAAWALYASILGAEGFKSKGSKLIEVTVTEKGTKTPAAFALVSLNGTVQCMTDAKGVARFRNVTVGEDDVRAVDAERHEIAGVKTELVP, from the coding sequence ATGCGCCTTCGCTTCCGACTTCCCGGCATCACTTTTCTCCCGATTCTGGCTGCGTTCCTGTCCCACTGCGGCAGCGCAGTATATTATGTGCGTCCGCCCGATTGGTCCGAACCTTCGCGCCGCGATTCCGCTATCACTCTGTTTGCGGAAGCGCTGCGGGGGAAGACCGTCTTCCTCGATCCGGGTCATGGCGGCGACGACCGCGCAAACCGCGGACCGGCGGGCGATGTTATCGAAGCCGACGTGAATCTGCGTGTCGCACTCCGTCTGCGCGATTACCTCAAGGCGGCGGGCGCGAACGTGCTCATGTCTCGAGAAGCAGATCAATCGGTGCCGCTTACCGCCCGCATACAGCAGGCGAACGCCAACAATGCCGATGTTTTTCTGTCCATTCATCACAATGCGGCGGAAAATCCTGCCACGAATTATACAGCCACGTTTTACCACGCGCACCCGGGTGCGCCCGGCTATAAACCCTCCAGCCACGATCTCGCACGCTATATCCAGCGTGATCTGGCCTTTGTCATGGGGAATCCCGGATCACTCGCGACCTTCGACGGAACAATCTCGGACTTCCTGATCCATCCCAACGAAGGATACGCCGTCCTGCGAAACGCCAAAATGACTTCGGTGTTGATCGAATGCGCGTTTTTTACGAGTGTGTACGAAGAGCAAAGGTTGAAGCGTGAGGAATTCAACGACATACAGGCGTGGGGAATTTTCCGCGGACTGGGAAAATACCTCCGCGCGGGGGTTCCGCAGCTCGCGTATGCATCCCCTGTCTTTTTTGCGGAAAAGCGTCCGCGCATCACTGTGGAAGTAAAAGACAAGGGTGAAATAAAGGACGAATCGATCCGAGTATGGGTTGACGGGAAGGAGGAGGGCTTCATCTACAACGCGAAGTCCAAGCAGATCACAGTCACTCCTTCGGATGATCTTGGCGCGGGCTATCACCGGCTCTCCGCACAGGTGCGGAATTCCAACGAAAATTCCTCTGCGCCGTTTGAACTCTATTTCGCCGTGGCCGCGGCGCCCGCGCTGCTCCGCTCGAGTGTTGAGCCCGCGATTCTGCCTCCGGACGATCAGACGTTCTCCCACATCGTCGTCACCGCCGTCGACAGCGCCGGGAAATCGCTGGGCGACGATATTCCCATCCGCTTCACAACATCGATGGGACGTGATACGGTGCTTTTCACAAAACAGGGCGTAGTGCGGACCGTCATTGCGCCTGGCGCTGCACAGCGTGTCTCCTTCGAAGCGTCGAATGGACCCGTCCGCACGGGCGGAGCAGTAGCCACATCGCCCGATGCATTGTACACGCGCGGGGTGGTCATGAGTTCCGACGGGAAACCCGTCGGTGGCGCTCGTATCATATTGCCAGGCGACAAGGAAGCCCTGACGAATGAACAGGGCGAATACATCATTGCGGGCGTGCAGACCGATGGCCTCGAAGCCCGTATTACCGCTCCGGGCTACTTCATGCGCACTGAGGCCATGACGCGATCACGCGTTCAGGATCCTGTGCTGCTTGCCCCCGTCGCGCGTGGTGTGCTGCATGGAAAGACCATCTTGCTCGATCTGGCCACTCCCGCCGCGGCACCTCCGGAAAACCGAGTGGATGTCAGAACCCGTACCCAGCTCACGGCGTTGCTTGAAGCGTCTGGTGCACGGGTCATTATTCCCTCGCGTGAGGCGGCGACCCGGAAGGCGGCAGCGGACTTGCTCGCATCCCAGAAGGGCGCAGTGTACGTCCAGGTCGGACTCAATAGCGGCTCGACAAAGTACGCACTCAAGATCAACGGCCAGCAGGGCGCAAAATCATTGTCGGATATCATCCTTAAAACGTTTCCCGTGTATGTGAACGCCGCTCCGATGCCGTGGGTCCAGCGCACAAATCCGAATCCGGATCTCGAGAAACTGCGGCATGTGGTTGTCCTGCTTCCACCCCCGGGGTCGAAGAGTTACGAAGAAGGCCTGTCGCCCTACTTCGCCATGAATGCTGCGTGGGCGCTCTACGCGTCCATCCTCGGCGCGGAAGGATTCAAAAGCAAGGGATCAAAGCTCATCGAAGTGACTGTTACCGAAAAGGGCACTAAAACGCCGGCCGCCTTTGCGCTCGTATCACTCAACGGCACTGTGCAGTGTATGACCGACGCGAAGGGCGTGGCTCGATTCAGAAACGTTACTGTGGGCGAAGACGACGTGCGTGCCGTGGATGCGGAGCGCCATGAAATTGCGGGTGTGAAAACCGAACTTGTGCCGTGA
- a CDS encoding T9SS type A sorting domain-containing protein, producing MTAFGQIPGRDGAKTISGSETINTYTRLTNSPGIGATQLRVSSYAGFAAGDLILIYQAQGATLDWATNSASYGSVTNYNNAGRYEFHEIASLQSPNRINLTSGLQYAYTSGGAAQVVRIPQYTTLNVPAGTSIIPQAWNGQTGGIIAATVQYTATIDGSVNANGAGFRGGALSINNGAASTDFTDWRTTDVAAGAEKGESIGGSTATYDSYSGRYGRGAPANGGGGGNSHNGGGGGGANGGSAALWTGQGVMCSSCTGTVAWSLDPTYIALSGLSTSSGGGRGGYTYGAANMDALSIGPGNASWAGNNRRERGGLGGRPLSIDPCARVFFGGGGGAGNANNSSGGAGGNGGGIIFLYASTITGLGSITANGNNGANTSNTHNDAPGGGGGGGTILLNSSGSISGVGITAHGGNGGNQGITSAESEGPGGGGGGGFIATTTTALTPTATGGTQGSSTSSSVTEFPVNGATSGGDGQVSTNTTCFTSLPVELVSFSAHRFDGRVLLTWRTATESNNAGFEIERQSNGEPWHQIGFIPGYGTINTPQRYAFEDADPGALELRYRLRQVDRDGNKRYSSTVVLLRTDATAPVVLSHYPDPFTTGTVLTYSLPTESVVSLSVFDALGRVVARLATSEIQDAGQHTIPFESGDLAPGVYHGVLETPTGIRTTRMLRVR from the coding sequence ATGACGGCATTCGGTCAGATCCCGGGTAGAGACGGAGCAAAAACCATCTCTGGCTCGGAGACGATAAACACATACACTCGATTGACCAACAGCCCGGGTATTGGAGCGACGCAGCTCCGCGTTTCGAGTTACGCGGGATTCGCGGCCGGAGACTTGATCCTGATTTACCAGGCACAGGGGGCGACTCTCGACTGGGCAACAAATTCGGCCTCATACGGATCCGTCACGAATTACAATAATGCCGGGCGTTATGAGTTCCACGAAATAGCATCCTTGCAGTCGCCGAACCGAATAAATCTGACAAGCGGCCTCCAGTACGCGTACACAAGCGGGGGTGCCGCTCAGGTGGTGCGGATCCCCCAGTACACCACTCTGAACGTACCAGCGGGAACCTCTATCATCCCACAGGCGTGGAACGGACAGACCGGCGGTATCATTGCGGCAACGGTCCAGTACACTGCAACAATCGACGGATCTGTGAACGCGAATGGTGCGGGCTTCCGCGGTGGTGCGTTGTCCATCAACAATGGCGCTGCCTCGACGGACTTCACCGATTGGCGCACGACGGATGTCGCGGCTGGTGCTGAGAAAGGAGAAAGTATCGGAGGCAGCACGGCTACCTATGATTCGTATTCGGGCCGGTATGGTCGCGGCGCCCCTGCGAACGGAGGCGGAGGGGGAAATTCTCACAACGGCGGTGGGGGGGGTGGCGCCAACGGTGGTTCAGCCGCATTGTGGACGGGACAAGGTGTCATGTGTTCGTCTTGTACTGGAACAGTCGCTTGGTCTCTGGACCCTACCTATATCGCGCTGTCAGGCCTCTCGACGTCATCGGGGGGTGGTCGGGGTGGCTACACCTATGGCGCGGCAAATATGGATGCACTCAGCATTGGTCCCGGCAACGCCTCCTGGGCAGGAAATAATCGCCGCGAACGCGGGGGTCTAGGCGGACGTCCGCTGAGCATCGACCCCTGCGCTCGCGTGTTTTTCGGTGGCGGCGGAGGCGCAGGCAATGCCAACAATAGTTCAGGTGGAGCCGGCGGTAACGGTGGCGGAATCATCTTTCTTTATGCCTCTACGATAACCGGTCTGGGAAGTATTACCGCGAATGGTAACAATGGCGCAAACACCTCCAATACCCATAACGACGCTCCGGGCGGAGGTGGCGGTGGCGGAACAATCCTTCTCAATTCCAGTGGAAGTATCAGTGGCGTGGGAATTACCGCGCATGGTGGCAACGGAGGCAATCAGGGTATCACGTCTGCTGAAAGTGAAGGCCCGGGCGGTGGTGGTGGTGGTGGCTTTATTGCAACCACAACCACGGCATTAACTCCGACAGCGACGGGAGGAACGCAAGGCAGCAGCACGTCGTCGAGTGTCACAGAGTTCCCGGTCAACGGCGCCACCAGCGGAGGCGACGGACAAGTTTCCACCAACACAACCTGCTTTACCTCTCTCCCCGTGGAACTCGTCAGCTTTTCGGCCCATCGTTTCGATGGAAGAGTCCTCCTCACCTGGCGAACGGCAACCGAATCGAACAATGCGGGCTTCGAAATCGAACGTCAGAGCAATGGTGAGCCGTGGCATCAAATCGGTTTTATCCCGGGCTACGGCACGATCAACACACCACAGCGTTATGCCTTTGAAGATGCGGATCCGGGCGCTCTCGAATTGCGCTACCGGTTGCGCCAGGTAGATCGCGACGGCAACAAGCGGTATTCGTCCACCGTGGTGTTACTCCGGACGGATGCAACCGCTCCGGTCGTTTTGTCGCACTACCCTGATCCTTTCACAACAGGCACGGTCCTGACATATTCACTCCCAACAGAGTCGGTCGTATCGCTGAGTGTGTTTGACGCCCTTGGCCGCGTTGTTGCACGGCTGGCAACGTCAGAGATCCAGGACGCCGGCCAACACACCATTCCATTCGAATCCGGGGATCTCGCCCCCGGTGTCTATCACGGGGTTCTCGAAACACCAACGGGGATCCGTACAACGCGCATGTTGCGAGTGCGTTGA
- a CDS encoding DUF1232 domain-containing protein, with translation MDKELDEMFADYELGAEVDEEHYLKQSKEVHEKFERKMRDVGSRVRFAGDLIALWRYFTDTDVPWQRKVVVVFALLYFISPIDTIPDLAPFVGYLDDFGVILAVTKFMSDQLAPYYPA, from the coding sequence ATGGACAAAGAACTTGATGAGATGTTTGCCGATTACGAACTCGGCGCTGAAGTCGACGAGGAACACTACCTCAAACAGTCGAAAGAAGTGCACGAAAAGTTCGAACGGAAAATGCGCGATGTGGGCAGCCGCGTCAGATTTGCCGGCGATCTGATCGCACTGTGGCGCTACTTCACGGATACTGATGTGCCGTGGCAAAGAAAGGTTGTCGTGGTCTTTGCGCTGCTCTATTTCATCTCCCCGATCGACACGATTCCCGATTTGGCGCCGTTTGTCGGATATCTCGACGATTTCGGCGTGATCCTCGCGGTGACAAAGTTCATGTCGGACCAGCTCGCGCCGTATTATCCGGCATGA
- a CDS encoding RecQ family ATP-dependent DNA helicase, producing the protein MSTAERPTFDAARQALRTHFGYADFRGGQEEIVRSILDGRDTLAVLPTGGGKSICYQIPALLLDGITIVVSPLISLMQDQVEALRRARIRATFVNSMLDFRDAMERIEQARRGLYKLMYVAPERFESPAFLDRMRGARVALFAVDEAHCISEWGHDFRPSYLKLREAIEFLGTPQIAALTATATPDVREDVVRQLALRQPSVIVRGFNRPNLSLRVKQGTNKREAILAACAGDSCGIVYAGTRNAVEEIADMLRRHGIVSEAYHAGLPDTRRKDVQERFMRGEARVIVATTAFGMGIDKPDVRFVIHHDMPGSIEQYYQEAGRAGRDGKPSVCTILHQPGDRSLPEFFIRQTFPDRALVQSVYAFLHATAGNQLGHSFRGLVNLNPQQIAAGIGKTSEAAVRGALDLLDRSGYVRRIDASYAHSTVRFIVEPDQLREWLVREASDTLSPVAVALLRTVGSEAFFHPVDVFLNEIAEKTFRSEDHILQGLREMQAQGLVEFQSGRKGSGYALFGERVQARDLTIDYRALEKRMAHAFEKLRAMERYILGVACRRNMILEYFQETDINSVCGICDSCESGAEVAPPPDDEDRFEALAPMVLECVAELEGKFGRSVLIDVLRGSKSKRIAEYGLQRATAYGRASTVERGEISAVLDAMIGLGWIGMFESVRPALRLTELGRAKLTREITPLEISPGGSDAELRDPVLYESLRAARRRIAGELRIPSHMLVADAVLRAVANAAPADMDSLLAVEGIGPVTAKRIGTQLLATIREHQRERELALAVSREQRALPDLPSSIVQTFELCVQKLPLQDIAARRGLTDGTVSQHIAEMIGKGIRIDIDALMPKDHQHQIRAALGKLPRADLKKIKSLVDPEISFAEIRIVLAIVEREKRVVS; encoded by the coding sequence ATGAGCACAGCAGAAAGACCAACATTTGACGCGGCACGCCAGGCGCTGCGCACACATTTTGGGTACGCGGATTTTCGGGGCGGACAGGAGGAGATCGTCAGGTCGATACTTGATGGACGCGACACGCTTGCCGTGCTTCCAACCGGCGGCGGGAAGTCCATCTGCTACCAGATCCCCGCTTTGCTGCTCGACGGCATTACCATTGTAGTCTCCCCCCTGATCTCCCTGATGCAGGATCAGGTGGAGGCGTTGCGTCGCGCGCGCATCCGGGCCACGTTCGTCAATTCCATGCTCGATTTCCGCGACGCAATGGAACGTATCGAGCAGGCGCGGCGCGGTCTCTATAAGCTGATGTACGTGGCGCCGGAACGTTTTGAAAGCCCGGCATTCCTCGACCGGATGCGCGGGGCACGCGTCGCGCTGTTTGCGGTAGACGAGGCGCATTGTATCAGTGAATGGGGCCATGATTTCAGACCAAGCTATCTGAAATTACGAGAGGCCATCGAATTTCTCGGGACACCGCAGATCGCCGCGCTCACTGCGACCGCAACGCCGGATGTGCGTGAGGATGTGGTGCGCCAGCTTGCCCTCCGGCAGCCCTCGGTGATCGTCCGTGGATTCAACCGCCCCAACCTTTCGCTGCGCGTAAAACAGGGGACGAACAAACGTGAGGCGATCCTCGCCGCCTGCGCGGGTGACTCGTGCGGCATCGTGTATGCGGGGACACGAAATGCCGTCGAAGAAATCGCGGACATGTTGAGGCGGCACGGCATCGTTTCCGAGGCCTATCACGCCGGCCTGCCCGACACACGCCGCAAGGATGTCCAGGAACGATTCATGCGAGGCGAGGCGAGGGTCATCGTGGCTACCACCGCCTTCGGGATGGGCATCGACAAGCCCGATGTGCGCTTTGTCATCCATCACGATATGCCGGGTTCCATCGAGCAGTATTATCAGGAGGCGGGACGCGCGGGAAGGGACGGGAAGCCGAGTGTGTGCACAATCCTCCACCAGCCGGGCGACCGCTCCCTCCCGGAGTTTTTTATACGACAAACTTTCCCCGACCGCGCGCTGGTGCAAAGCGTGTACGCATTCCTTCACGCCACCGCGGGCAACCAGCTCGGACACAGTTTCCGCGGCCTTGTCAATCTGAATCCGCAGCAGATCGCGGCAGGAATAGGCAAGACGAGCGAGGCGGCTGTGCGCGGCGCTCTCGACCTTCTGGACCGCAGCGGCTATGTGCGCCGTATCGACGCCAGTTACGCGCATTCCACGGTACGTTTCATTGTCGAGCCAGATCAACTCCGCGAATGGCTCGTGCGCGAAGCGTCCGACACACTCTCACCTGTCGCAGTCGCTCTGCTTCGCACGGTGGGAAGTGAAGCGTTCTTCCACCCTGTCGATGTTTTTCTTAATGAGATTGCGGAAAAGACGTTCCGTTCCGAGGACCATATTCTGCAGGGTCTGCGTGAGATGCAGGCACAGGGTCTCGTCGAGTTCCAATCTGGCAGGAAGGGGAGCGGCTACGCCCTGTTTGGTGAGCGTGTGCAGGCACGCGACCTCACTATCGATTATCGCGCCCTTGAAAAACGAATGGCGCATGCGTTCGAAAAACTTCGCGCGATGGAGCGGTATATCCTCGGTGTCGCCTGCAGACGAAATATGATTCTGGAGTACTTTCAAGAAACGGACATCAACAGCGTCTGCGGTATCTGCGATTCCTGCGAATCTGGAGCCGAGGTGGCGCCGCCGCCGGATGATGAGGATCGATTCGAGGCCTTGGCGCCGATGGTGCTCGAATGCGTCGCCGAACTCGAGGGCAAATTCGGCCGAAGTGTTCTCATCGATGTCCTGCGCGGGTCCAAGTCCAAACGTATCGCAGAGTACGGCCTGCAGCGGGCAACGGCGTACGGCCGCGCATCCACTGTGGAGCGTGGCGAGATATCCGCCGTGCTTGATGCGATGATCGGGCTCGGGTGGATCGGCATGTTTGAAAGTGTACGCCCTGCACTGCGATTGACGGAATTGGGGCGTGCAAAATTGACGCGCGAGATAACACCGCTCGAGATCTCCCCGGGTGGAAGCGACGCCGAACTGCGCGATCCCGTTTTATACGAATCACTGCGCGCCGCACGCCGCCGTATCGCCGGTGAACTGCGCATCCCCTCGCACATGCTTGTGGCGGATGCGGTGCTCCGCGCCGTTGCAAACGCGGCGCCGGCTGATATGGATTCCCTCCTCGCGGTGGAAGGGATAGGACCCGTCACCGCAAAACGGATCGGGACCCAGCTACTCGCCACAATCCGTGAGCATCAACGCGAGAGGGAACTCGCGTTGGCGGTCTCACGTGAACAGCGTGCACTGCCCGATCTGCCGTCGTCGATCGTGCAAACCTTCGAGCTCTGCGTACAAAAGCTGCCGCTGCAAGACATCGCCGCGCGGCGGGGACTCACGGACGGAACCGTCTCCCAGCACATCGCCGAAATGATCGGCAAGGGCATACGAATCGATATCGACGCGCTGATGCCGAAAGATCATCAGCACCAGATTCGCGCGGCGCTCGGAAAGCTGCCTCGGGCCGATCTGAAAAAGATCAAATCTCTTGTGGACCCCGAAATCAGTTTTGCGGAAATCCGTATTGTCCTTGCGATCGTCGAGCGGGAGAAGCGCGTCGTCTCATGA
- the htpG gene encoding molecular chaperone HtpG, giving the protein MTNETHIQEYEYKAEMQQLLHLIIHSLYTHPEVFLRELISNASDALNKVRFMQVTNTPVLDSDAALGITIEIDEKTKSFSIEDTGIGMTREDLVERIGTIASSGTLDFIRSARSGEGAIDGSELIGKFGVGFYSAFMVTDEIHIETRHAGPDSKGLRWTSRGEGRFTIEEIDRPHRGTRIIFTLKDDAAEFAHVWRVKDVIRKYSNFVNFPISINGEQVNTVTALWQRAKDEVNDTERGEFFTFIAGDATPPLGHLHFGVEGRVTFKALLFIPSTPLGRYLDPREEKGPQLYSNRVFIQDDCKDLLPDYLRFVRGVIDTEDLPLNVSRELTQSSPFIMRIREIVTGRVLALLEEWAAKDEELYNRFWKAFAPLFKLGVSTDVANKERLLDLLRYESTAAPAGELVSLATYTSRMPAEQKEIYFIAGEHRAMIEHNPNLEYFRKHGLEVLFLTDPIDVFVVPTLGEYEGKTFASIEKADVDFAQATVSDADAADAADGAPALLAAFREVLGDRVKDVAESRRLVDSAATLVVAASGLDPQMERMMRAIDSNFESAKKILELNLSHPLMRNLARIAASSPADPLLRDAIEQVYEGALIMERALTAPADFVRRMTNFMERATRP; this is encoded by the coding sequence ATGACGAACGAGACACACATTCAGGAATACGAGTACAAGGCCGAAATGCAGCAGTTGCTGCACTTGATCATCCATTCCTTATACACGCACCCTGAGGTATTTCTCCGAGAGCTGATCTCGAATGCGTCGGACGCCTTGAACAAGGTCCGATTCATGCAGGTAACAAACACGCCGGTTCTGGATTCCGATGCCGCGCTGGGCATCACCATCGAGATTGACGAAAAAACCAAGTCATTCTCCATCGAAGACACGGGCATCGGCATGACGCGCGAGGATCTTGTCGAGCGCATCGGCACGATCGCATCGTCCGGTACGCTTGACTTTATTCGTTCCGCGCGATCAGGGGAGGGTGCAATTGACGGCAGTGAACTGATAGGGAAATTCGGTGTCGGCTTTTATTCCGCGTTTATGGTGACGGATGAAATACACATCGAGACGCGCCACGCGGGGCCTGATTCCAAGGGCCTGCGCTGGACATCGCGCGGCGAAGGCCGTTTCACGATCGAGGAAATTGACCGCCCTCATCGCGGCACACGCATAATATTCACGCTGAAGGACGATGCCGCGGAATTCGCGCATGTCTGGCGGGTGAAGGACGTGATCCGGAAGTATTCGAACTTTGTGAACTTCCCCATATCCATAAACGGCGAGCAGGTAAACACTGTCACCGCTCTCTGGCAACGAGCAAAGGACGAGGTGAACGACACCGAGCGCGGCGAGTTCTTCACGTTTATCGCGGGCGATGCCACTCCGCCGCTCGGTCATCTGCACTTCGGTGTGGAGGGCCGCGTCACATTCAAAGCGCTGCTGTTTATCCCTTCCACACCTCTTGGCCGGTACCTCGACCCTCGTGAGGAAAAGGGGCCACAGCTCTATTCGAACCGCGTATTCATCCAGGATGACTGCAAGGACCTGCTGCCGGACTATCTGCGGTTTGTGCGCGGCGTGATCGATACCGAGGATTTACCTCTGAACGTATCGCGAGAATTGACACAGTCGAGCCCGTTCATCATGCGCATCAGAGAGATTGTGACGGGGCGCGTGCTCGCACTGCTCGAAGAATGGGCCGCCAAAGACGAGGAGTTGTACAACCGGTTTTGGAAGGCCTTTGCACCGCTGTTCAAACTGGGCGTGTCGACCGACGTCGCAAACAAGGAGCGGCTTCTCGATCTACTGCGGTATGAATCCACGGCGGCACCCGCGGGCGAACTGGTTTCGCTCGCAACGTACACGAGTCGTATGCCGGCGGAGCAGAAGGAGATTTACTTCATCGCAGGAGAGCATCGCGCGATGATCGAACACAATCCCAACCTCGAGTATTTCCGCAAACACGGTCTCGAAGTTCTCTTTCTGACAGATCCGATCGATGTCTTCGTTGTTCCAACTCTCGGAGAATATGAAGGCAAAACGTTCGCCAGTATCGAAAAGGCCGACGTCGACTTTGCACAAGCAACGGTCTCCGATGCCGACGCCGCCGACGCCGCCGACGGGGCGCCGGCGTTGCTGGCAGCATTTCGCGAGGTGCTGGGCGACCGCGTGAAGGATGTTGCTGAATCCCGGCGTCTTGTGGATTCCGCGGCCACACTCGTAGTCGCAGCGTCGGGCCTCGACCCGCAAATGGAGCGCATGATGCGTGCAATCGACAGCAACTTCGAAAGCGCAAAAAAAATACTGGAGTTGAACCTGTCGCATCCATTGATGCGGAACCTTGCCAGAATTGCCGCAAGCTCTCCAGCGGATCCTCTCCTCCGCGATGCGATCGAGCAGGTGTACGAGGGCGCGCTTATCATGGAGCGCGCACTGACCGCACCCGCGGATTTTGTGCGGCGGATGACAAACTTTATGGAACGCGCGACACGTCCGTGA